The genomic region AGGGTCGACTGTCAGATTCACGAAGGGTGATCGGTCGTGATCAGTCACACCGATCGGGGTAATGAACTAACGACGCCGTTATCCGTCAGGGCGCATAACAAACTCACCGACAAGCGGGATAAGTATTGTGACGGTGGGCGCGCGCCGCCGTCTTCACGGCCGAGGTCCAGGCCTCTCCGCTGGCACACACCCCTGCATCACGCGCGTCGAGCCAGCGTTGAGTACGACTGACCGGCGTCCGGGATTGGCGCGGATGTGGCACAGATGCTCGCCATGGGCCGCTGGCAGCCGGAGACACGAGTAAGGCCCCTGACCGGTTTCCCTGGTCAGGGGCCTTTTCTGCTGGTCGGACTTCTTAGCAAGAGTGCCCCCGGCAGGATTCGAACCTGCGCCCCCGCCTCCGGAGGGCGGTGCTCTATCCCCTGAGCTACGGGGGCTCAGCGACTGGAGAAGACTAGCAAACCTCCTCCGCGTACGCCGAACCGGTATCGGGCGACAGGGTCGTGTCGCCCGATACCGCGGCTCAGGCAGCGATCGCCCGCCCGCAGCTGGGCAGCGGGTGCAGGACGATCCGCCGGGGCAGTCGACGCGGCCACTCGTTGCGCGGCCAGGAGCCGTCGATGATCAGGTGCACGGTGCGCTGCTCCTCGCCGCTGAGCCGCAGCACGAAGTCGCGGGGGAGCGGCGGGTCGACAGTCGGCGTGGTGATCATGAAGCGCACCCGGCCCCGGGACGAGACGGCGGAGATCACGTCGGCCGCCGGCATGGTGCCGCGCAGTCGTACGCGGCCGATCCAGTAGACCTCCGCCAGGTGTTCCTGGGCGGCGCGGGTGATCGCCGGGTACTCGGTGCGTACCCAGCGCTCGACCGCGCTGACGCAGAGCCCGCAGGCGCGCTCACGCGGTTCCCGTGGACCCAACCCCCAGGCCCGCAGGTACGCCCCGACGGCGCCTGCGTCCAGCGGCAGGTCGAAACGGCGCTGGATGAGCGTGGTGAGGCTCTGCCTCGTCCACAGCTCTTCGTCCAGGCCGAACTCGTCGGGGTGGACGCCCCGCAGCGCGTCGATCAGTTCGAGTTCCTGTTCGCGGCTGAGCATTCCCGGCTCGCCCTGCCGCTGTCCGCGACGGACGGCTGCCACCGCCCCGTCACCGCCGATGGTGTGGCGTCGGCACCAACTGGTGACCGAACGCCGTGCGTCTCTGAGTGCAACCCCCACGTCTTGGGCAACGAGCCCGAATCGCAACTGGTCACGATATGTGGGGAGAAAACTCTCTAAGCAACGTAATCGCCTGTGACACTCAAAGCTCCCATAACGGACTTAAGCCTACAAGAACCCACGAAGGGGCCCGCGCCCTCGCCCGTGTGCGGCGGTGACGCGGGCCCGTTGTGCCCGTGTGACGGATCAGCCGTTGGCCTGCGCCTGGAGCTGCCGGAGGTTGTTCAGCTCGGTCTGCTGGGTGGACTTCATGGTCCGTGCCACCCGCAGCACCTCGTCGTTGCCGGTCTCGTCGAGCACCGCGTCGATCATGTGGATCCCGCCCAGGTGATGGTTGATCATCAGGGCCAGGAACTGCCTGTCGACCTCGATGCCCTGGGCGTCGCGCAGCGCCGCCATCTGCTGCGGGGTGGCCATCCCCGGCATCAGCCCGTCCTTGACGGTCACCCCGTCGGACATCCAGGCCATCGGCCGCTCCGTCCCGGTCGGGCTGAGGCCCCACTCCCGCAACCAGGTCTGCATGGCACCGATCTCGCCCTGCTGCCCGGTGGCGATGTCCACCGCCATCTGGCGGACGGCAGGCAGCGTCGCCGACCGGTACGCGGTGAGGCTCATCTCCACCGCCTGGGTGTGGTGCGTCGTCATGTCCCGTGCGAAGCCCGCCTCGACCGAGGCATCGCCGGGTTGGGTGAGCTGCGGGGTCAGCAGGCCACCCGCGTACCCGAGTAGCAGGCCCACCACCAGCATGATGGCGAGCACTCCGACGCCGTAGCGGCGGGCCGACGCCCGGCCGGCGTCATCCGGAAACGCCGGTGCCTCGTCGTGCTCGCTGTCGGTGGTGGTGGGCGCAGTCATTCGCCGTCCTTACTGAGTGGGCATCTGGGCCTGGAGGTCACGCGGCGTGGTGCCGGTGGCCGTCACACCCTGGTTGCACAGTGCGGTCGGACCCTCGATGGAGGCGTTCACCCGCAGGGTCTTGATGAACTCGTCGATCCGCCCGTCGTCGGCGTTGTCGACCTTGAGCTGGTAGCCCCACGCCTGAAGGGAGATCGGCTTGTCCAGACCCTCGAACGGGCTCATCATCATCTTCTCGACGCCGCGAACCTTGCCGGCGAGCTTGTCGACCTGGTCCTGCGACAGGCCCGGCTGGTAGGTGATCCAGACGGCGCCGTGCTCCAGGCTGTGCACCGCGTGCTCGGTGGCGATCGGGGCGTCGTAGACGTCACCCATGCAGTTCTGCCAGGCGGCGTTGTGCACGCCACCGGTGGGCGGCGAGTACTTGTAGGTCAGCGGGCCGGACTTGTGGGCCTCGTACTTCAGGCTCTCCGGGTCCGACTTGCGGTAGTTGACGATGCCGTCGATGGAGTTCGCCCGATCGTCCCACGACTTGGCGCCCTGGAACGTGGCCCAGCCGGCGACGCCGATGATGCCGACCGCGAGCACGCCCACGGCGACGAAGAGCGCGATCGGGCCCCAGGCCCGGCCCTGGCTCACCTTGACCGGCGTGATCGGCTTGCGGGGGCCCTTGCCGCCTGCCCGTGGGCTGCCGGCCGGCTTACCCGCCGGCTTGCCGGAGCCGGCCTTGGAACCGGACGTCGGCCGGCCTGCGGCCGGCTTCTTGCCGGTGCTGACCACGGTCGGGCGGCGCTCAGGGCCACCCGGGGTGCTGATGCTCATCGTGCCTCGTCAGGTCGGTCGGTCAGGGGAGATGGCGGGCCGGATGACGCGCAGGGTTGCCGCCGAGTGCCCGAGTCTACCCCCGATAACATGGGTGGGTGACTCCTGCAGAACTCGCCTCGGTCGTCCTCGCCGCCGCCCACACCGTCTTCGCCGAGCGTGGCCTCGACCACGCCGCGCTGCCGGAGCGCACGGTGGTGGAGCGACCGCGCAACCCCGAGCACGGCGACTACGCCTCGACGCTCGCTCTGCAGTTGAGTAAGAAGGTGGGCGTCCCGCCGCGCGAACTGGCCGCCGCCCTGGCCGACCAGCTGGGTCGGGCATCCGGCATCAAATCGGTGGAGATCGCCGGGCCGGGCTTTCTGAACATCCGGCTGGACGCCGCCGCCGCCGGCCAGCTCGCCCGGCTGATCGTCGAGGCCGGCGAGGAGTACGGCCGCAGCGACCGGCTCGCCGGCGAGAAGATCAATCTGGAGTTCGTGTCGGCCAACCCGACCGGGCCGGTGCACATCGGCGGCGTCCGCTGGGCGGCCGTCGGTGACGCGCTGAGCCGGCTGCTGCGCGCCACGGGCGCCGAGGTGGGCACCGAGTACTACTTCAACGACGCCGGTTCCCAGATCGACAGGTTCGCCCGGTCGCTGCTCGCCGCCGCGAAGGGCGAGCCGGCGCCGGAGGACGGCTACGGCGGGGCGTACATCGCCGAGATCGCGACCGAGGTGCGGGCCCGGCGGCCCGACGTGCTGACACTCGACGACGACGCCGCCCAGGAGGTGTTCCGGGTCGAGGGCGTCGCGCTGATGTTCGACGAGATCCGCTCCTCGCTGCGCGACTTCGGGGTGGAGTTCGACACCTACTTCAACGAGAAGGACCTGCACGACAGGGGTGAGCTGGATCTCGCCCTGGTGCGGCTGCGCGAGCAGGGTCGGGTCTACGAGTCCGAGGGCGCCACCTGGCTGCGGACCACCGACTTCGGTGACGACAAGGACCGGGTGCTGCGCAAGTCCAACGGCGAGTGGACGTACTTCGCCGCGGACTGCGCCTACTACCTGGACAAGCGGGAGCGCGGCTTCGAGCGGATCGTCATCATGTTGGGCGCCGACCACCACGGCTACGTGGGGCGGATGAAGGCGATGGCCGCCTGCTTCGGCGACGACCCCGAGCGCAACCTGGAAATCCTCATCGGGCAGCTTGTCAACCTGCTGCGCGACGGCGCCCCGTTGCGGATGAGCAAGCGGGCCGGCACGGTGATCACCCTGGAGGACCTGGTCGACGCGATCGGCGTGGACGCCTCCCGGTACGCCCTGGCCCGCTACTCGAGCGACTCGCCGATCGACATCGACATCGAGTTGTGGACGCGGGCGAGCCGTGACAACCCGGTCTACTACGTGCAGTACGTGGCGGCCCGGACGGCAAGCGTGGCCCGGCACGCCGCCGAGGTCGGTCTCACCCGCGGCGACGGCGCGGAGTTCCGCCCCGACCTGCTCGGCCACGAGAAGGAAAACGAGCTGCTCAAGGCGCTCGCCGAGTTTCCCGCAGTGATCGCCTCCGCCGCCGAGCTGCGCGAGCCGCACCGGGTCGCCCGCTACCTGGAGGAGCGCGTCGCGCAGGCGTACCACAGGTTCTACGACGAGCCGGCCTGCCGGATCCTGCCGCGCGGCGAAGAGCCCGTCTCCGACGCCCAGCGGGCCCGGCTCTGGCTCAACGACGCCACCCGCACCGTGATCGCCAACGGACTGCGCCTGCTCGGCGTCTCCGCACCCGAGAGGATGTGACATGAGGGCTCACGAGGCCGGTGCGATGCACGGCGACATCGGCAGCCGGGAGCCGGCCTGGCTGCGTACCCCGGAGGACGTCAACGCCCTGGTGCCGGCGCTGTGGCCGCGCAGCGTGACGCGCGCCGCCGACGGCGCGGTCGCCGTCGCGGGCCTGAGCGTCCGCGACATCGCGGCCGAGTTCGGCACCCCGGTGTACGTCCTGGACGAGGCGGACCTGCGCTCGCGCTGTCGGGACTTCCGGGCCGCCTTCCCGGACGAGGACGTCTACTACGCAGGCAAGGCGTTCCTCTGCCGCGCGGTGGTCCGGATGATCGCCGAGGAGGGGCTGTTCCTCGACGTCTGCACCGGCGGCGAGCTGGCGACGGCCCTGTCGGCGGGGATGCCGCCGGAGCGGATCGGCTTCCACGGCAACAACAAGTCGGTGGCCGAGCTGAGTCGGGCGCTGGACGCCGGGGTGGGACGGATCATCCTCGACTCGTTCACCGAGATCGACAGGCTCACCGCGCTGGCCCGCGAGCGGGGCGTACGGCCCGGGGTGCTGATCCGGGTCACAGTGGGTGTCGAGGCGCACACCCACGAGTTCATCGCCACCGCGCACGAGGACCAGAAGTTCGGCTTCTCCCTCGCCGGTGGCACAGCCGCCGCTGCCGCGTTCAAGGTCCTCGACGAGGGCGTGCTGGAGCTGCGCGGTCTGCACTCGCACATCGGGTCGCAGATCTTCGACGCGAGCGGCTTCGAGGTGTCCGCCCGCCGGATTCTCGCGCTCCAGGCGCAGATCCGGGACGCGCGTGGGGTGGAGCTGCCCGAGCTGGACCTGGGCGGTGGTTTCGGCATCGCGTACACCACCCAGGACGACCCGGCCACTCCACAGGACCTGGCCAAGCGGCTGCGCAAGATCGTCGACTCGGAATGCGCGGCGGAGAACCTGGCCGCGCCCCGGCTGTCGATCGAGCCCGGCCGGGCCATCGTCGGGCCGGCCATGTTCACCCTCTACGAGGTGGGCACGGTCAAGGACCTCGACGGCATCCGGACGTACGTGAGCGTCGACGGCGGGATGAGCGACAACATCCGTACGGCGCTCTACGACGCGTCCTACTCGGCGACGCTGGCCTCGCGGGCATCGACGGCGCAGCCGCTGCTCGCCCGCGTGGTGGGAAAGCATTGTGAGTCTGGGGACATCGTAGTGAAGGATGAATTCCTGCCCGCCGACGTGCAGCCCGGAGATCTTGTCGCAGTGCCCGGCACCGGCGCCTACTGCCGGAGCATGGCCAGCAACTACAACCATGTCCCCAGGCCAGCGGTCGTCGCGGTGCGGGACGGCCAGGCGCGCCTGATCGTCCGGCGGGAAACGGAAGAGGACCTGCTCGCATTGGATGTTGGATGACGTCACCTGTGCGTTTGGCGCTGCTCGGCTGCGGCACTGTCGGCCAGGAAGTGGTCCGGCTGCTGCACGAGCAGTCGGCCGACCTGACCGCCCGGATCGGCGCTCCATTGGAGATCGTCGGCATCGCCGTCCGCCGACTCGGTCGTGACCGCGGTGACCTGCCGGTCGACGACTCCCTGTTCACCACCGACGCGCTCGGCCTCGTCAAGCGCGACGACGTGGACGTGGTGGTCGAGGTCGTCGGCGGCATCGAGCCCGCCCGGACGTGGCTGGTCGAGGCGCTGCGCGCGGGCAAGAGCGTGGTCACCGCCAACAAGGCCCTGCTCGCCGAGGACGGCGTGGCCCTGCACGACGCGGCCGCCGAGGGCGGCGGCGACCTCTACTACGAGGCGTCAGTGGCCGGGGCCATCCCCTTGTTGCGCCCGCTGCGGGAGTCGCTGCACGGCGACCGGATCAACCGGGTCACAGGCATCGTCAACGGCACCACGAACTTCATCCTCTCCGCGATGGACGCCACCGGCGCCGGCTTCGCCGAGGCGCTCGACGAGGCCACCGAGTTGGGGTACGCGGAGGCCGACCCGACCGCCGACGTGGAGGGCTTCGACGCGGCGGCCAAGGCGGCGATCCTCGCCTCACTGGCGTTCCACACGCGGGTCAGCGCTGCCGACGTGCACCGCGAGGGCATCACCGAGGTGACAGCCGCCGACATGGCCAGCGCCAAGGCGATGGGCTGCACCATCAAGCTGCTCTGCATCGCGGCCCGGGGTGTCGACCCGGCCGGCCGTGAGACGGTGAGCGTCCGGGTGCACCCGGCGATGATTCCGCGCAGCCACCCGCTGGCAAGCGTCGGCGACGCCTTCAACGCGGTCTTCGTCGAGGCCGACGCGGCCGGACAGTTGATGTTCTACGGCCGGGGCGCGGGTGGCGCGCCGACCGCCAGCGCCGTGCTCGGCGACGTGGTGGCGGTGTCCCGCAACCGGCTCGCCGGGGTCCGCGCGGCAAGCGAGAGCTCGTACGCCGCCCTGCCCGTCCGGCCGATGGGCGAGGCGTTGACCCGCTACCACGTCAGCCTTGACGTGTCC from Micromonospora profundi harbors:
- a CDS encoding winged helix-turn-helix domain-containing protein, encoding MGVALRDARRSVTSWCRRHTIGGDGAVAAVRRGQRQGEPGMLSREQELELIDALRGVHPDEFGLDEELWTRQSLTTLIQRRFDLPLDAGAVGAYLRAWGLGPREPRERACGLCVSAVERWVRTEYPAITRAAQEHLAEVYWIGRVRLRGTMPAADVISAVSSRGRVRFMITTPTVDPPLPRDFVLRLSGEEQRTVHLIIDGSWPRNEWPRRLPRRIVLHPLPSCGRAIAA
- a CDS encoding DUF305 domain-containing protein, whose translation is MTAPTTTDSEHDEAPAFPDDAGRASARRYGVGVLAIMLVVGLLLGYAGGLLTPQLTQPGDASVEAGFARDMTTHHTQAVEMSLTAYRSATLPAVRQMAVDIATGQQGEIGAMQTWLREWGLSPTGTERPMAWMSDGVTVKDGLMPGMATPQQMAALRDAQGIEVDRQFLALMINHHLGGIHMIDAVLDETGNDEVLRVARTMKSTQQTELNNLRQLQAQANG
- a CDS encoding DUF3105 domain-containing protein, producing MSISTPGGPERRPTVVSTGKKPAAGRPTSGSKAGSGKPAGKPAGSPRAGGKGPRKPITPVKVSQGRAWGPIALFVAVGVLAVGIIGVAGWATFQGAKSWDDRANSIDGIVNYRKSDPESLKYEAHKSGPLTYKYSPPTGGVHNAAWQNCMGDVYDAPIATEHAVHSLEHGAVWITYQPGLSQDQVDKLAGKVRGVEKMMMSPFEGLDKPISLQAWGYQLKVDNADDGRIDEFIKTLRVNASIEGPTALCNQGVTATGTTPRDLQAQMPTQ
- the argS gene encoding arginine--tRNA ligase, giving the protein MTPAELASVVLAAAHTVFAERGLDHAALPERTVVERPRNPEHGDYASTLALQLSKKVGVPPRELAAALADQLGRASGIKSVEIAGPGFLNIRLDAAAAGQLARLIVEAGEEYGRSDRLAGEKINLEFVSANPTGPVHIGGVRWAAVGDALSRLLRATGAEVGTEYYFNDAGSQIDRFARSLLAAAKGEPAPEDGYGGAYIAEIATEVRARRPDVLTLDDDAAQEVFRVEGVALMFDEIRSSLRDFGVEFDTYFNEKDLHDRGELDLALVRLREQGRVYESEGATWLRTTDFGDDKDRVLRKSNGEWTYFAADCAYYLDKRERGFERIVIMLGADHHGYVGRMKAMAACFGDDPERNLEILIGQLVNLLRDGAPLRMSKRAGTVITLEDLVDAIGVDASRYALARYSSDSPIDIDIELWTRASRDNPVYYVQYVAARTASVARHAAEVGLTRGDGAEFRPDLLGHEKENELLKALAEFPAVIASAAELREPHRVARYLEERVAQAYHRFYDEPACRILPRGEEPVSDAQRARLWLNDATRTVIANGLRLLGVSAPERM
- the lysA gene encoding diaminopimelate decarboxylase — translated: MRAHEAGAMHGDIGSREPAWLRTPEDVNALVPALWPRSVTRAADGAVAVAGLSVRDIAAEFGTPVYVLDEADLRSRCRDFRAAFPDEDVYYAGKAFLCRAVVRMIAEEGLFLDVCTGGELATALSAGMPPERIGFHGNNKSVAELSRALDAGVGRIILDSFTEIDRLTALARERGVRPGVLIRVTVGVEAHTHEFIATAHEDQKFGFSLAGGTAAAAAFKVLDEGVLELRGLHSHIGSQIFDASGFEVSARRILALQAQIRDARGVELPELDLGGGFGIAYTTQDDPATPQDLAKRLRKIVDSECAAENLAAPRLSIEPGRAIVGPAMFTLYEVGTVKDLDGIRTYVSVDGGMSDNIRTALYDASYSATLASRASTAQPLLARVVGKHCESGDIVVKDEFLPADVQPGDLVAVPGTGAYCRSMASNYNHVPRPAVVAVRDGQARLIVRRETEEDLLALDVG
- a CDS encoding homoserine dehydrogenase, whose amino-acid sequence is MRLALLGCGTVGQEVVRLLHEQSADLTARIGAPLEIVGIAVRRLGRDRGDLPVDDSLFTTDALGLVKRDDVDVVVEVVGGIEPARTWLVEALRAGKSVVTANKALLAEDGVALHDAAAEGGGDLYYEASVAGAIPLLRPLRESLHGDRINRVTGIVNGTTNFILSAMDATGAGFAEALDEATELGYAEADPTADVEGFDAAAKAAILASLAFHTRVSAADVHREGITEVTAADMASAKAMGCTIKLLCIAARGVDPAGRETVSVRVHPAMIPRSHPLASVGDAFNAVFVEADAAGQLMFYGRGAGGAPTASAVLGDVVAVSRNRLAGVRAASESSYAALPVRPMGEALTRYHVSLDVSDRPGVLAAVAGVFARHDVSIATVRQGSAGGAPGRDGDAELVIVTHVAPDAALAATVGELRGLDIVRSVTSVLRVEGGA